The Dehalococcoidia bacterium genome has a segment encoding these proteins:
- the nusG gene encoding transcription termination/antitermination protein NusG, which yields MVRRKKEALEQAPPEESQPSDLLEGLTDEEIFRPDRRWYVVHTYSGYEEKVKANLEQRIRSLDVGDLIFHVLLPQVEEIEIREGQRRRVRRKLFPGYLLIQAIDMSHPQMTPEQRERANRAWYVIRNTPGVTGFVGSRAQPVPLAEEELHNIVRQMRSQEPRVRVSYQPGESVRITEGPFQDFIGTVEEINLEKGKVRVLVSFFGRDTPVELDFTQVERL from the coding sequence ATGGTGCGGCGCAAGAAGGAAGCCCTAGAGCAAGCGCCACCTGAGGAAAGTCAGCCCAGCGATCTGCTGGAAGGGCTGACGGACGAGGAGATATTCCGGCCCGACCGTCGCTGGTACGTGGTCCACACCTACTCGGGGTATGAGGAGAAGGTGAAGGCCAATCTGGAGCAGCGGATCCGCTCTCTGGATGTGGGCGATCTTATCTTCCACGTCCTCCTCCCTCAGGTAGAGGAGATCGAGATAAGAGAGGGACAGAGGCGGCGGGTGCGGCGCAAGCTCTTCCCGGGATACCTCCTTATTCAGGCCATAGATATGAGCCATCCCCAAATGACACCGGAGCAGAGGGAGAGGGCCAACCGGGCGTGGTACGTTATCCGCAACACGCCGGGGGTGACGGGGTTCGTAGGGTCCCGGGCCCAGCCCGTGCCCCTGGCCGAGGAGGAGCTGCATAACATCGTCCGCCAGATGCGCTCCCAAGAGCCGCGGGTGCGCGTCAGTTACCAGCCTGGGGAGTCGGTGCGCATCACCGAGGGCCCCTTTCAGGACTTCATCGGCACCGTGGAGGAGATCAACCTGGAGAAGGGGAAGGTGCGGGTGCTGGTCTCCTTCTTCGGGCGGGACACGCCCGTGGAGCTGGACTTCACCCAGGTGGAGCGCCTGTAG
- the rplJ gene encoding 50S ribosomal protein L10 — MPRPEKVHQVAELREKLARATLAVSTTFSGVTVAEINALRRRMRKSGLEYRVVKNTLLRLAAQEAGRPHLMQVVAGPTAIIFAYHPDPVEAAKALDECLKGAPGGLVVRGAIMDGTLLSPEDLTELVKLPPRPQLLAELLGHFQGPMATLLALLDSPFQELLGLLESLAGELVNLVEARIRQLEEETAS; from the coding sequence ATGCCTAGGCCGGAGAAGGTACACCAGGTGGCAGAGCTACGGGAGAAGTTGGCCCGGGCCACCCTGGCTGTGAGCACGACCTTCAGCGGCGTCACCGTGGCTGAGATCAATGCCCTGCGCCGCCGTATGCGTAAGTCTGGGCTGGAATACCGGGTGGTCAAGAACACCCTGCTGCGTCTGGCTGCCCAGGAGGCCGGGCGCCCCCACCTTATGCAGGTGGTGGCCGGGCCTACCGCCATCATCTTCGCCTATCACCCGGACCCTGTAGAAGCGGCCAAGGCCTTGGACGAGTGCCTGAAGGGGGCCCCCGGTGGCCTAGTGGTACGGGGCGCCATCATGGATGGCACCCTCCTCAGTCCTGAGGACCTCACTGAACTGGTCAAGCTGCCGCCGCGGCCCCAGCTCCTGGCTGAGCTGCTGGGTCACTTCCAAGGCCCCATGGCTACCTTGTTAGCCCTCTTGGATTCCCCCTTCCAGGAGCTTCTGGGGCTATTGGAATCCCTAGCGGGGGAGCTGGTGAACCTAGTGGAGGCCCGCATACGCCAGTTGGAGGAAGAAACGGCATCTTAA
- the rpmG gene encoding 50S ribosomal protein L33: MAKKKGDRIIIHLACTGCRRRNYTTTKNRRNDPDRLELRKYCPQCRRHLPHREVR, translated from the coding sequence GTGGCCAAGAAGAAGGGGGACCGCATAATCATCCACCTGGCCTGCACGGGTTGCCGGCGGCGGAACTATACCACCACCAAGAACCGCCGCAACGACCCTGATCGGCTGGAGCTGCGCAAGTATTGCCCCCAATGCCGCCGCCACCTCCCCCACCGGGAGGTGCGGTGA
- the rplL gene encoding 50S ribosomal protein L7/L12 — MTATGSERVDQVLELIKQMNLLELRDLSKRLQEEFGITPAAPVAVAAPVGVAAAPAGPAPEAAPAVEEKTEWTVVLKEIGANKINVIKAVREVVPGLGLKEAKDLVENAPTNIKEGVSKEEAEAIAAKLREAGATVEIK, encoded by the coding sequence ATGACCGCTACTGGCTCGGAGCGCGTAGACCAAGTCCTGGAGCTCATCAAGCAGATGAACCTGCTGGAGCTGCGGGACCTGAGCAAGCGCCTGCAGGAGGAGTTCGGCATCACCCCTGCGGCGCCTGTGGCCGTGGCAGCCCCCGTGGGGGTGGCGGCCGCTCCTGCCGGCCCTGCTCCTGAGGCCGCGCCTGCAGTGGAGGAGAAGACGGAGTGGACGGTGGTCCTAAAGGAGATCGGGGCCAACAAGATCAACGTCATCAAGGCCGTGCGGGAGGTGGTGCCTGGCCTGGGGCTGAAGGAGGCCAAGGACTTGGTGGAGAACGCCCCCACCAACATCAAGGAGGGGGTCTCCAAGGAGGAGGCGGAGGCCATCGCTGCCAAGCTGCGAGAGGCGGGGGCCACCGTAGAGATCAAGTAG
- the rplK gene encoding 50S ribosomal protein L11, protein MAKKVRAVVKLQLEAGKATPAPPVGPALGQHGVNIMAFVKEYNERTASMAGSIVPVEVTIYDDRSFTMVLKTPPVSDLIKKELGLERGSPNPKREKMGKLTREQVRRIAEIKMKDLNTDDLEAAMRMVEGTARSMGVTIEG, encoded by the coding sequence ATGGCCAAGAAGGTGCGGGCGGTAGTCAAGCTGCAGCTGGAGGCGGGCAAGGCCACCCCAGCCCCGCCGGTAGGGCCCGCTTTGGGCCAGCACGGCGTCAACATCATGGCCTTCGTCAAGGAATACAATGAGCGCACTGCCTCCATGGCTGGCAGCATCGTCCCCGTGGAGGTCACCATATACGATGACCGCTCCTTCACCATGGTCCTCAAGACCCCTCCCGTGTCCGACCTCATCAAAAAGGAGCTGGGCCTGGAAAGGGGCTCCCCTAACCCCAAACGGGAGAAGATGGGCAAGCTTACCCGTGAGCAAGTGCGGCGCATAGCGGAGATAAAGATGAAAGACCTCAACACCGATGATCTGGAGGCGGCCATGCGCATGGTGGAGGGCACCGCCCGCTCCATGGGCGTGACCATCGAAGGCTAG
- the tuf gene encoding elongation factor Tu, producing the protein MAKPKFVRAKPHVNVGTIGHIDHGKTTLTSAITKALSLKGLAEYRDYYSIDKAPEERARGITIAIAHVEYETEKRHYAHIDCPGHADYIKNMITGAAQMDGAILVVAANDGPMPQTREHVLLARQVEVPAIVVFMNKVDMVDDPELLDLVELEVRDLLSKYGYPGDEVPVVRGSALKAMESQSSDPNAPEFQCIWELLKAIDEYIPEPVRPRDKPFLMPIEDVFGIKGRGTVVTGRVERGVLRPGEEVEIVGFSPDPRRTVATSIEMFRKVLDEALPGDNVGVLLRGVERDEVERGMVLAAPGSIKPHTKFEAQVYVLTKEEGGRHTPFFTGYKPQFYIRTTDVTGTIYLPEGVEMVMPGDNVNLRIELMYPVALEEGMRFAIREGGRTVGAGVITRIIE; encoded by the coding sequence ATGGCCAAGCCGAAGTTTGTGCGTGCCAAGCCGCACGTCAACGTAGGGACCATCGGTCATATCGACCATGGCAAGACTACCCTGACATCGGCCATAACGAAGGCCCTGTCCCTCAAGGGCCTGGCCGAGTACCGCGACTACTACAGCATCGACAAGGCCCCTGAGGAGAGGGCCCGTGGCATCACCATCGCCATCGCCCATGTGGAGTACGAGACAGAGAAGCGCCATTACGCTCACATCGACTGCCCTGGCCACGCCGACTACATCAAGAACATGATCACCGGCGCTGCCCAGATGGACGGGGCTATCCTGGTGGTGGCTGCCAACGACGGCCCCATGCCCCAGACACGGGAGCACGTCCTCCTGGCCCGCCAGGTGGAGGTGCCGGCCATCGTCGTCTTCATGAACAAGGTGGACATGGTGGACGACCCCGAGCTCCTCGACCTGGTGGAGCTGGAGGTGCGCGACCTCCTCAGCAAGTACGGCTACCCAGGCGATGAGGTGCCTGTGGTCAGGGGCAGCGCCCTCAAGGCCATGGAATCCCAGAGCAGCGACCCCAACGCTCCTGAGTTCCAGTGCATATGGGAGCTGCTAAAGGCCATCGACGAGTATATCCCCGAGCCTGTGCGCCCCCGCGACAAGCCCTTCCTGATGCCCATCGAGGACGTGTTCGGCATCAAAGGCCGCGGCACTGTGGTCACAGGTCGCGTGGAGAGGGGCGTCCTGCGGCCAGGCGAGGAAGTGGAGATAGTAGGCTTCTCGCCCGATCCTCGGCGGACGGTGGCCACCAGCATTGAGATGTTCCGCAAGGTGCTGGACGAGGCCCTGCCGGGGGACAACGTGGGCGTGTTGCTGCGGGGCGTGGAGCGGGACGAGGTGGAGCGGGGCATGGTGTTGGCCGCTCCCGGCTCCATCAAGCCCCACACCAAGTTCGAGGCCCAGGTCTACGTCCTCACCAAGGAGGAAGGCGGACGCCATACCCCCTTCTTCACGGGCTACAAGCCCCAGTTCTACATCCGCACCACTGATGTCACAGGCACTATCTATCTCCCCGAGGGAGTGGAGATGGTGATGCCTGGGGACAACGTCAACCTGCGGATTGAGCTGATGTACCCCGTGGCCCTGGAAGAGGGGATGCGGTTTGCCATCCGCGAGGGCGGCCGCACGGTGGGGGCTGGCGTCATCACCCGCATCATCGAATGA
- the rplA gene encoding 50S ribosomal protein L1, whose protein sequence is MGKRGKKYLEARAKVDRTRTYTPQEAIELLKQISYARFDETVELHVRTNLDPRHADQQLRGTVVLPHGLGKAVRVLVFAEGEAARIAQEAGADYVGSDDLIKRIEEGWLDFDVALATREVMSKVSRLGRILGPRGLMPNPRAGTVVDAADLARTIAAAKQGRVEFRLDRTALVHAPIGKLSFPTQALLENLAALVDAILKARPPGAKGQFIRAMTLASTMSPGVKLDLQATLSLPQLVTV, encoded by the coding sequence ATGGGCAAGAGGGGCAAGAAGTACCTGGAGGCCAGAGCCAAGGTGGACCGCACCCGCACCTATACCCCGCAGGAGGCCATCGAACTCCTGAAGCAGATCTCTTATGCCCGGTTCGACGAGACGGTAGAGCTGCATGTGCGCACCAACCTCGACCCCCGTCACGCCGATCAGCAGCTGCGAGGCACCGTGGTCCTCCCCCATGGCCTGGGCAAGGCTGTGCGGGTGCTGGTCTTCGCCGAGGGGGAGGCGGCGCGCATCGCCCAGGAGGCAGGAGCCGATTACGTGGGCAGCGATGACCTCATCAAGAGGATCGAGGAGGGGTGGCTGGACTTCGATGTGGCCTTGGCCACCCGCGAGGTGATGAGCAAGGTGAGCCGCCTGGGGCGTATCTTGGGCCCTCGGGGCCTCATGCCCAACCCCAGGGCGGGCACGGTGGTGGACGCAGCAGACCTGGCCCGTACTATCGCTGCTGCGAAGCAGGGGCGGGTGGAGTTCCGCTTGGACCGCACGGCCCTTGTCCATGCCCCCATTGGCAAGCTGAGCTTCCCCACCCAGGCCCTTCTGGAGAACTTGGCGGCCCTGGTGGATGCTATCCTCAAGGCGCGCCCGCCGGGGGCCAAGGGGCAGTTCATCAGGGCTATGACCCTGGCGAGCACCATGAGCCCAGGAGTTAAGCTGGACCTGCAGGCCACCCTTTCCCTTCCTCAGCTGGTGACCGTATAA
- the secE gene encoding preprotein translocase subunit SecE — protein sequence MNRALRRHPVIMEPKAKGRPPRLPAKAPVRPRRKGFMRLVPALALEVVTELRKVTWPSRRDAAYLAMVVIVVSVVVGAVLGGIDYLFAWLIDKLIIR from the coding sequence ATGAACAGGGCCCTGCGTCGGCACCCCGTGATAATGGAACCCAAGGCCAAGGGGCGGCCCCCTCGCTTGCCCGCCAAGGCCCCCGTCCGGCCCCGGCGCAAAGGCTTCATGCGCCTGGTGCCCGCCTTGGCGTTGGAGGTGGTCACGGAGCTGAGGAAGGTCACTTGGCCCTCCCGCCGCGATGCCGCTTATCTGGCCATGGTGGTCATCGTCGTCTCCGTGGTGGTGGGAGCTGTCCTGGGTGGCATAGACTACCTCTTCGCGTGGCTCATCGATAAGCTCATCATCCGCTAG